CCAACACCGTCTCTCCAACACCGTCTCTCCAACACCGTCTCTCCAACACCGTCTCTCCAACACCGTCTCTCCAACACCGTCTCTCCAACACCGTCTCTCGTCTCGCTGGAGGTGTGCCAGGTGTGGGATTCACAACGAACAGGTCGCCTGGGCCGTGCCCCCTGAAGCACGGGGGCTATTATGCGGCGTCGCGCGGCGACGCCAACCTTTGGTTCATGGCCGTTTCAGGAATTATGTCCCCATATCGCTCAATCCCTATGAAATAGGTCGCCTGGGCCGTGCCCCCGAGCTGAAGCTCGGGGGCTATTATGCGGCGTCGCGCGGCGACGCCACCCTTTCGTTCATGCCGTTTCAGGAATTATACCCCCCGATGATAGACGTCAACCGCCCTCCAACCGAAACCCGACCCCCTCCAGCTCCTCCGCCGACGCCCGCGCAAGCGCCGCCCGGCGCGTATTCCCGCGCGATTGCTGCGCATCCAGCAGCGCTTCGCTGAGCCCAAACGCCGCCGCCATGAGCCGTGCGGTGTAGCTGTATCGGTGCGCCCGGGGGAAATGATTCGTGGCCGGCAGCAGCCAGGTGAGCAGGTCGAACGTCCGGGTGAAGATGACCGTCTTTTGCCAGGCTCAGGGAAATGCGTGCCTCCAGTGAATACCGACATCCATCGTCGTTCCACCAGAGGACAGAGCCCGACCGTAAAGCCAACCTCATGCCTCTTCGCTTAATTAAGCATTTTCGTCATTCATTCGGCATTTTTGTAAGGGGGCGCGAAAACAACGCGAAAACCGAAGTTGAGGCTGCCGATGCCGGGATTGAAGTCGAACCGGTCGGCGCAGCGGACGTTCTCAGCATCATTGCCGAACGAGCCGCCGCGCAGGACGCGCGACGCGTCAGTATCCATTGGCTTAAATACGGGATCGACTACTTGTGTGGAGTCATAAGCTGCATATCCATCTTCCACCCATTCCCACACGTTGCCATGCATGTCGTAAAAGCCGAACGCATTTCTCGTTTTTCCGCCAACGGGTTGGGTTTGAGAATTTGAGTTCTCAGAGATCCAAGCGTGGTCAGTAAGCTTGCCCGTCTCGTCGAACCCATAATCGCCCTCGAAGCCGGCGCGGCAGGCGTATTCCCATTCTGCTTCGGTTGGCAGGCGAAATGTCCCCGGACCGACGTGACGGGCATTCAAGCTATCGATGAAGGCTTGCGCCATCATCCAACTGACGTTTTCGACTGGCAGATTGTGGCCTTTACTGTAGCTGGGATTGGCGCCCATTTCGGCGTACCATTGGGCCTGGGTGACTTCCGTTGCGCCCATTTTGAATCCCATCGAGATCGTGACCTCCCGTATAGGCTGCTCCTCGTCGCCGTCTCCTACCATTGTAAACACACCTGGACGAAGTTCTACAAGATCCGCCTCGGTCAAGCGATCGAAGGTCGCTCCTACGCAATACGTGTCAGTTTCTTGGCCTTCTACCTGCCATTCTCCATCGTGGTCGATGCAAATCCGGCACCACTCGGCTTGCGTACTCCCGAGACAGACATTATGGCGATTCGAATAGACGTACATCCCGACGATGCCACTGAAAAGAAGAACCATGGCGCCGAACGTCGCACCGAGCGTGAAGCGTTGATTCTTCCGAGCATTTCGGCTCTCTTTTACGAGCCGTCGTTCATCGTCATCCCATTTGCGCATTCCTGTCGCGCCGTTCTGCACTTCCGCGAGGCTGCCTGCATCGAGCACACCGCCTTTCTTCCCATCCTTCCAATCAGGCGCCCTGCTTTCGAGCAACCGCTCCGCGCGCTGGCCGGAAGCGTTAGAGGCCTTGTACCGCTGGAGCACGATGGGCGCCAGCGTGTCATGCGCCAGCCGCGTGACTGGGTGTGCCAGGCCCGCCTCCCCTGCAACCTGCGTTGAGACGAGCAGATAGGCCTTCTGAGCGCGCGCGCGGAGCGCGTGCACGCGGTCCTTCACATGCGGATACATGCACTCCACGTCGGCATCCGAAAGCGCACCGGCCGTCACGCGTTCGGTGACATGCGCCGCGAGGATGTCGATGGCCAGACCGGACGCCACTACTACCGGATCCCACTCACGGAGCTCCTTCAATTGCTGATCCACGAAATCGCCCAGGCCGAGCCCTTCCTCCGACAGGGTCGCGTAGAGCTCCAGCGTAAATACAGGTGCAGTTCCGGGCAGCGCCTTCGCCCGCTCCCACATACGAGCGAGGAGGATCGAGAGGACCGGTGCGGCCGGCGAGCCGGTATCGCGCAATATATCTCGGGAAATCAGCGCGGGCAGATCGGGGTGAACAGTGAGGCGGTATTTCGTGCGGAGCGCCTCCGCGCTGGCCGGCCCGCGAACGATCTCCATCACGCCTTCCTGGCTCAGTCGATCCATAAAAAACGAGTAGGGCGAGATGCCGGCCTCCCCCATGCTCTTTTCCAGCTCGGCCAGCCATTCTTTGCGGAACGAAAGCACCAGCCGGCCTTTCGGCCGCGTCGCCTTCACCGCGAACACCGTGCGCACGATGTGTTTGAACAGCCCCATCTCGTCCGGCGCCGCCACGCCATTCGCTTTCTCCTCCTCGGTTCGTGGGTCGGGCATCGGGAGCGTGATGTACTCTTCCACCTGGTCGAGGATGACGACCAGTGGCTTGCCGCGCTCCTCGATCCGGTGCCAGGCCTCGGCGATGGCCTGTGGATCCGGCGCAACACCCAGCAGATCGGCCAGGGTACCCGAGAGCCCGCGTTCGGGTTTGCGGCGCTTCATGCGTACGTCGGCGACGGTTTCGAGGTAGGGAAACACGCCGGCCTCCAGCAGGGAGGACTTCCCCACGCCGCTTTCGCCGTAGAACAGCACCACGGGACCGTACTCTGTGCCGGCCAGGGCGTTGTACAGCCTGACGATCTCGCGGTCGCGCCCGAAGAAGACGCCGGCGTCGGCCCGGGTGAAGCGCTGGAGGCGCCGGTACGGGGTCAGGGGCAGTTCGGGGAAGTCGATCTCGGGGAGGCCGTGGCGACGATCCACGGGGGCCGGCTCCGGCGGGATATCGGGGGGCGAGGTCGAAGAGCGTTCGTGCTCAGCCGGGCGCACGTAGCGTCGGAGGCTGTCCAGCGCCTGCTTTCCCAGGTCCTCCGGCGTGGTGAAGCGGGCCACCACGTGATCCGTCATCAGCGCTTTTTTAAACGCTTCCAGCTTCTCCGCCGCCACACCCCGATCGAAGTATTTCGGCGGCACCGGAACGTCGTCGTCCATCACAAAGATCAGACACGGGATACCCTTCAGGCGGGCCCGGTCGTATTCCTGATGGGTGATGGACGTTTCGTGGCCCTTCGGAATCGTCCCGTAGCGGTGGGCGAAGATCCCGACGTAGACGGTAGCCTCGTCCACCATTTCGAGCGACGTCTCGACCGCGCCGGGGTCGCCGGCCGGCAGCTGCTCCATCATCTTCGGCATCAGCCCGAGCCGCAGGCAGGCGTCCATGACCTGGTCGCGGTACACGGGCAGGTCAAGCGCCGTGCTGCTGATCATGACGATGGGCGGGTTCGCGGTGGGTTTGAGCATGGTTCACGTAGCAACGCGTCGGCGGGTTAGGCGTCGCTAACTTACATGCCGGCGGCGCCTCGCGCAAGGAGACCCGAAGGGTTTTTCAACGCCGCGATTGAAACACCGCCGTGCCCCGGAAACCCTTCGGGTCTGGGCCGCGACCTAGAGTAGCAAGCCTAAAGCATCGATCTGTCGCTCACGCCCGGATTCTTTTCTGCGTGCCGGCATGGCGCTCGATGCGAAAGAGTAGTTGATCCGGATCTCAGGCAGGGGCCGGTTACCGTGGATCTGAATCCGCCTCGCCTGAGAATTTGTGCGCAGGAGGGTCCGCACGAACGACCATTGAATCAGTGGCCGTGGACCGGAGCGCGCGCAAGGTATGCGCTCGCTCGCACATAGCGTCGAGCATCCGCAACTTCTCCGTAATATCGCACGCGGCTAACTTCGAACGGAAGGCGCGTTTTGCAGCGAGAATTTGAGGCAGGTCGAAGGTCATGGCGTGTCAGTAAGGAAATGCCGGACGAAGTGCCGCCACGCATCGGTGAGATGATGGCGGGCGAGGATGGCCTGGAATCGGTCCGAGTCCAGGACGCCCGCGTTAAAAAAACGCCATCGGTCGCGTCGTAGGAAGGTCCTTCACTACGTTGCTAATGAACGCTCTGTTCGATAATGGTCGAAAAATCCTATAAAACAGCTCAGCGGGGTACATGTACTCGAAAAACCGGGCATAATAGCGAAAAACAACCCCTATCGTGTCACCCTGAGCGTAGTCGAAGGGCCTCTCGTACGTCCGGGAGGTCCTTCGACTACGCTCAGGATGACTTAGGGATATGGGAATTGGCGATTTCGCATCTAACCATACGTTCATGCCAGATAAGAAAGCCCCGCGAAGCCAGGCTAAAGGTCTCAGTATGACCTTCGCGCTGTGAGCGCGTAACGTCAGTTAATGAGCGTGATGACTTCAACGATATTCATCGGATGGATATTCAGACGACAAATTGATCCAACGTGACAATACGATGGGCTGGCTCATCGAGGTCTGGAGGTGGGATGAAGACGTAGGGCGTGTTAGACCTCGCCAAAATAACCGCTTCGTTCAGGTCGCGCAATCCGTAGGGGTACGATATATCGTGTCCGGCATTCCGATTGACGCCGCGCCGGCGGATACGTGGTGGAGACGCAAGGTATGGCGTCTCTACGGGATGGTGCCTGGCTCCGCCGGTTCAACCCTTCTAACCATTCCCTCATCCCAAATTCTGGCATCGACACGCGCCGGAAGTTACCTTCCGCTCAGCATCACCCTCACCACCCGGTATTCGAAATGAAGTTCATCGTACGCCTCCTCGCCTACGGGATCCCCGCCGTTTTAATCCTGATCCAGTTTTTCCCCGTCGACCGCACGAACCCGCCGGCCACCCGCGAACTCCGCTGGGACTCCCCGCAGACCCGCGAGATCGCGGAGCGGGCGTGTTTCGACTGCCACAGCAACCAGACGAAGTGGCCCTGGTATGCCTACATCGCCCCGCTCTCCTGGCGTGTGGCGGACCACGTGGCGGAGGGACGCGAGCACATGAACTTCTCGGAGTGGGATCGGCCCAACGAGAACTTCGAGGAGATCGAGGAAGTGATCAACGAAGGCGAGATGCCCCTGTGGGACTACCTCATCCTCCACGGAGAGGCGAAGTTAACGCCCGACGAAACGCAGGTGTTGCTTGCGGGATTAAAGGCCTCGTTCGACCAGGATCCGCCGATCGAACGGCAACGCCGGCCGCCACCGGGTGCTCCGGCGCCGTGAGTCGCGGGCGTAGCTCTCACCCATCCGCCCAAACATCCCATTGAAACTGTATTTCCGTTCCGCCAGCCTGGCCACCGCGCTGATGCTCGTGGCGGTCGCCGCGTACGCGCAGCCGTTTCCGCACGCGGCCGACGTATCCTCGATCGAGGGCATCATGAAGGCCTATTACGAGGTCGTCTCCGGCCCCGCCGGCCAGCCGCGGCAGTGGGCGCGCGACAGTACGCTCCACCACCCATCGGCGCAGATCACCATTGTGCGCACGGTGGATGGCCGGCCAGAGGCGCAGGTAATGTCGCTGGGGGATTTTCACAAAGCGAGCGCGGGGATCGCCGAGCAGGGCTTCTTCGAATACGAAATCCACCGACAGGTGTCGCAATTCGGCGTCACGGCCAATGTCTGGAGCACGTATGAATGGCGCACCACGCAGGACGGCCCGTTGGGCGGCCGTGGGATCAACAGCATCCAGCTGTACCACGACGGCGCCCGCT
This genomic stretch from Rhodothermales bacterium harbors:
- a CDS encoding SUMF1/EgtB/PvdO family nonheme iron enzyme; the protein is MLKPTANPPIVMISSTALDLPVYRDQVMDACLRLGLMPKMMEQLPAGDPGAVETSLEMVDEATVYVGIFAHRYGTIPKGHETSITHQEYDRARLKGIPCLIFVMDDDVPVPPKYFDRGVAAEKLEAFKKALMTDHVVARFTTPEDLGKQALDSLRRYVRPAEHERSSTSPPDIPPEPAPVDRRHGLPEIDFPELPLTPYRRLQRFTRADAGVFFGRDREIVRLYNALAGTEYGPVVLFYGESGVGKSSLLEAGVFPYLETVADVRMKRRKPERGLSGTLADLLGVAPDPQAIAEAWHRIEERGKPLVVILDQVEEYITLPMPDPRTEEEKANGVAAPDEMGLFKHIVRTVFAVKATRPKGRLVLSFRKEWLAELEKSMGEAGISPYSFFMDRLSQEGVMEIVRGPASAEALRTKYRLTVHPDLPALISRDILRDTGSPAAPVLSILLARMWERAKALPGTAPVFTLELYATLSEEGLGLGDFVDQQLKELREWDPVVVASGLAIDILAAHVTERVTAGALSDADVECMYPHVKDRVHALRARAQKAYLLVSTQVAGEAGLAHPVTRLAHDTLAPIVLQRYKASNASGQRAERLLESRAPDWKDGKKGGVLDAGSLAEVQNGATGMRKWDDDERRLVKESRNARKNQRFTLGATFGAMVLLFSGIVGMYVYSNRHNVCLGSTQAEWCRICIDHDGEWQVEGQETDTYCVGATFDRLTEADLVELRPGVFTMVGDGDEEQPIREVTISMGFKMGATEVTQAQWYAEMGANPSYSKGHNLPVENVSWMMAQAFIDSLNARHVGPGTFRLPTEAEWEYACRAGFEGDYGFDETGKLTDHAWISENSNSQTQPVGGKTRNAFGFYDMHGNVWEWVEDGYAAYDSTQVVDPVFKPMDTDASRVLRGGSFGNDAENVRCADRFDFNPGIGSLNFGFRVVFAPPYKNAE
- a CDS encoding heme-binding domain-containing protein; this encodes MKFIVRLLAYGIPAVLILIQFFPVDRTNPPATRELRWDSPQTREIAERACFDCHSNQTKWPWYAYIAPLSWRVADHVAEGREHMNFSEWDRPNENFEEIEEVINEGEMPLWDYLILHGEAKLTPDETQVLLAGLKASFDQDPPIERQRRPPPGAPAP